The following DNA comes from Streptomyces pristinaespiralis.
TCATCACTCTCGCGCCCGGGCACCGCGGAACCGCCGCCCGCGCGCAATTCCCGTGACATCGGCCGGTACCCGTCATGACACCCGTCATCGGTCTCCGCCGTTTCTCCTACGCCGTGTCACTTCGAATACGCGCCGCGCCGCCGGTAATTCGGCGTTCCGTTCCGGTGACCGAGGTCATGGAACGGGTGACACATGACAGCGGACGAACCCGTCGGCTCGGAGTTCCGCACTTCTCCGCGCATGCTCGGAACACGAATTCACCGCACATCACGGCTACTTCAGTAAGGAATCACCTCGTGCTCACTCGTCGTCATGCAATACGGCTCGGGCTCACCGCGGGCGCCTTCGGCGCCGTCGGCGCGGCGGGCGGGCTCTTCCAGACCCTGGCCGCGGGGGGACCGGCGAACGCCGCCCCGGCGGGCGCCGGGGCGGCGGCAGGGCCGGCGGTCACGCCGTTCACGGTGCCGCTGCCGGTGCCGAAGGTGCTGCGCCCCTACCGCAGGACGAGGTCCGCCGACCACTACGCGGTGGCCATGAGCCGGACCTCGCTCGAGATCCTTCCCGGTCGGCGCACCGAGGTCCTCACCTACAACGGGTCCTTCCCCGGCCCCACCATCCGGGCCCGCTCCGGGCGCACCGCGGTCGTCAGGCAGATCAACCTGCTCGACATGCCCACCTCGGTGCACCTGCACGGCGCGAACAACCCGGTGGAGAGCGACGGCGGGATGATGGACACGATCGCGCCGGGCCGTTCCAAGACGTACGTGTACGCCAACAGGCAGCCGGGCGCGACGCTGTGGACCCATGACCACGCCCATCACATGGAGTCCGAGCACGTCTACCGCGGCCTGTCGGGCCTGTATCTGCTCGGCGACGAGCAGGAGGACGCGCTCGGCCTGCCGTCGGGGCGCTACGAGGTGCCGCTGGTCCTGCGGGACGCGCACTTCGACGCGTCCGGCCGGATGGTGTACACGATGGACGACGCCGAGAACCGGACCACGATCCTGGTCAACGGCCGGCCGTGGCCGTACATGAAGGTCGAAGGACGCAAGTACCGCTTCCGGATGCTCAACTCGTCCAACCTTCGCATCTTCATCCTGGCGCTGTCCGACGGCAGCCAGGTGACGCAGATCGGCGCCGACGGCGGACTGCTCCCGGCGCCCGCGCCCACTCCCGTCCTGGTCCTCTCCCCCGGCGAGCGGGCCGACTTCGTCATCGACTTCTCCAAGTACGCGCCGGGCACGCAGCTGGAGCTCAGCAACATGCTGGGGCCCGGCCCCGCCGACCTGGTCGGCCGGATCATGCGCTTCGACGTGGGCGACAGGACCCCCGACGACAGCCGGGTCCCCGACGTGCTGACGACCCTGCCGGCGCTGCCGAACCCCACGGTGGAGCGGACCTTCGAGCTCCAGATGGACGAACCGGGCAGCGGCGGCCACCAGGCGTACATCAACGGCAGGACCTTCGACGCGAACCGCATCGACACCGAGATCAAGTGGGGCACCACGGAGGTCTGGACCGTCACCAACGCCAGTGTCACCGTGCCGCACAACTTCCATACGCACCTGGT
Coding sequences within:
- a CDS encoding multicopper oxidase family protein, with amino-acid sequence MLTRRHAIRLGLTAGAFGAVGAAGGLFQTLAAGGPANAAPAGAGAAAGPAVTPFTVPLPVPKVLRPYRRTRSADHYAVAMSRTSLEILPGRRTEVLTYNGSFPGPTIRARSGRTAVVRQINLLDMPTSVHLHGANNPVESDGGMMDTIAPGRSKTYVYANRQPGATLWTHDHAHHMESEHVYRGLSGLYLLGDEQEDALGLPSGRYEVPLVLRDAHFDASGRMVYTMDDAENRTTILVNGRPWPYMKVEGRKYRFRMLNSSNLRIFILALSDGSQVTQIGADGGLLPAPAPTPVLVLSPGERADFVIDFSKYAPGTQLELSNMLGPGPADLVGRIMRFDVGDRTPDDSRVPDVLTTLPALPNPTVERTFELQMDEPGSGGHQAYINGRTFDANRIDTEIKWGTTEVWTVTNASVTVPHNFHTHLVQFRILERDGQPVYPAEAGLKDTVLLFPGQTVKLQMTFDTHRGVYPYHCHMIDHSAMGMMAQMKIV